The proteins below come from a single Thermotoga sp. KOL6 genomic window:
- a CDS encoding sugar phosphate nucleotidyltransferase, translating into MVEAVILASGMGKRLKTLTKDIPKVFYRFDGCELVKYPIISLLKNGVERFVLVVSREFKNFGEKVLEDLGVKGVVVENSKVELGNAFSFFLSEPYVTCDKFFLACGDSIFPPEALKNAFTPEEFHIKLGVSKKSDLIDPDEASKVLVGEDSRIIRIGKNITEYNFYDTGVFVMTREVYRLKDSFSWEKEISLYHVLQKAVDLGLIVKAFDFEDVSWTEIDSPKDLKDEVFELMQRIKEGIPC; encoded by the coding sequence GTGGTAGAAGCGGTGATACTCGCATCGGGAATGGGGAAAAGACTCAAAACTCTCACAAAAGATATACCGAAGGTGTTTTACAGATTCGATGGATGTGAATTGGTGAAATACCCCATCATCTCACTCCTAAAAAACGGTGTTGAAAGATTCGTCCTCGTTGTTTCAAGAGAGTTCAAGAATTTTGGCGAAAAGGTTCTAGAGGATCTCGGTGTGAAAGGTGTCGTTGTTGAAAACAGTAAAGTAGAACTTGGAAACGCCTTCTCCTTCTTTCTAAGTGAACCATATGTGACGTGTGACAAATTCTTTTTAGCTTGTGGGGATTCTATCTTCCCCCCTGAAGCTTTGAAAAACGCCTTTACTCCCGAAGAATTTCATATAAAACTCGGCGTTAGCAAAAAATCGGATCTCATAGATCCAGATGAGGCAAGCAAAGTTCTTGTCGGCGAAGACAGTAGAATTATCAGAATAGGGAAGAACATAACTGAATATAACTTTTATGACACCGGGGTTTTCGTCATGACGCGCGAAGTTTATCGCCTCAAAGATTCGTTCTCCTGGGAAAAAGAAATATCTCTCTATCATGTTTTACAGAAAGCAGTTGATTTGGGATTAATTGTGAAGGCGTTCGATTTTGAAGATGTTTCTTGGACAGAGATAGATTCACCGAAAGATTTAAAAGATGAAGTGTTCGAACTCATGCAGAGAATAAAGGAGGGGATACCATGCTGA
- a CDS encoding inositol-3-phosphate synthase, whose translation MVKVLILGQGYVASTFVAGLEKLKKGEIEPYGVPLADELPIGFGDIKIVGSYDVDKSKIGKKLSEVVKRYWNDVESFSDDPIISQGVHLGSVEKLPVEAEGLEEKMTLKEVVDRLVDEWTKLDPDVIVNTCTTEAFKPFDNKEDLMKSIENNETERLSATQVYAYAAALYASKRGGAVFVNVIPTYIANDPAFVELAKENKLIVLGDDGATGATPFTADVLSHLVQRNRYVKDVAQFNIGGNMDFLALTDEGKNKSKEFTKSSIVKDILGYDAPHYIKPTGYLEPLGDKKFIAVHIEYVSFNGATDELMINGRINDSPALGGLLVDLVRLGKIALDRREYGTVYPINAFYMKNPGPLEAKNIPRIIAYEKMRIWAGLKPKWL comes from the coding sequence ATGGTCAAAGTTTTGATCCTTGGCCAAGGTTACGTTGCTAGCACCTTCGTTGCTGGACTTGAAAAACTCAAGAAAGGTGAGATTGAACCTTATGGAGTTCCTCTAGCCGATGAATTGCCCATTGGTTTTGGAGACATTAAGATCGTTGGGAGTTACGACGTGGACAAATCGAAGATAGGAAAAAAACTCAGTGAAGTGGTGAAAAGATATTGGAACGATGTGGAATCATTTTCAGACGATCCTATCATTTCTCAAGGTGTCCATCTTGGAAGTGTGGAAAAACTTCCCGTTGAGGCTGAAGGGCTTGAGGAGAAAATGACTCTGAAAGAAGTGGTCGACAGGCTCGTCGACGAATGGACCAAATTGGATCCAGACGTTATTGTGAATACTTGTACAACTGAAGCGTTCAAACCGTTCGATAACAAAGAAGATTTGATGAAATCTATAGAAAACAACGAAACAGAGAGACTTAGCGCAACACAGGTATACGCTTATGCTGCAGCTTTATACGCAAGCAAAAGAGGAGGAGCAGTCTTTGTAAACGTGATACCAACTTACATAGCGAACGACCCGGCGTTCGTGGAACTCGCAAAAGAAAACAAACTGATCGTTCTCGGAGATGATGGAGCAACGGGAGCCACACCCTTCACAGCGGATGTATTGAGTCATCTAGTCCAGAGAAACAGGTACGTAAAGGATGTTGCGCAATTCAACATAGGAGGTAACATGGATTTCTTGGCTCTCACGGACGAAGGAAAGAACAAAAGTAAAGAATTCACCAAATCCAGTATAGTAAAGGACATCCTTGGTTACGATGCTCCTCACTATATAAAACCCACTGGATATCTTGAGCCACTTGGAGATAAGAAATTCATAGCTGTACACATAGAGTATGTGAGTTTCAACGGAGCGACGGATGAACTCATGATAAACGGAAGGATAAACGACAGCCCTGCATTGGGAGGTCTTTTAGTGGATCTTGTAAGACTTGGGAAGATAGCTCTTGATAGAAGAGAGTACGGAACCGTGTACCCAATCAACGCTTTCTACATGAAGAATCCAGGTCCATTGGAAGCGAAGAACATACCAAGGATCATAGCTTACGAGAAAATGAGAATCTGGGCTGGTTTGAAACCAAAATGGCTGTGA